The Afipia massiliensis genome has a segment encoding these proteins:
- the tsaA gene encoding tRNA (N6-threonylcarbamoyladenosine(37)-N6)-methyltransferase TrmO, which produces MVRYNEIRDGEIAVDPPPPTDAGLVFIGRIHTPWTDRLMTPRQGRHDGPICKIEIFEPWVPALKGLDRFTQVEVIYWLHESRRDLVLQSPASDTNTHGTFALRSPVRPNPLGTSVAKLVGIEGNTVLVRGLDCLDGTPLVDLKPDRCQFTPIAPPQPGDFETGA; this is translated from the coding sequence ATGGTTCGCTACAATGAAATCCGCGACGGCGAGATTGCGGTTGATCCGCCGCCGCCGACCGATGCGGGCCTCGTTTTCATTGGCCGCATCCACACGCCATGGACCGACAGGCTGATGACGCCGCGACAGGGCCGTCACGATGGCCCCATTTGCAAGATCGAGATTTTCGAGCCGTGGGTGCCGGCGCTGAAGGGGCTCGACCGGTTCACGCAGGTCGAGGTGATCTACTGGCTGCACGAGTCGCGCCGCGACCTCGTTCTGCAAAGTCCGGCGAGTGACACCAATACGCACGGCACGTTCGCCTTGAGGTCGCCGGTGCGGCCCAATCCGCTCGGCACTTCCGTCGCCAAACTCGTCGGCATCGAAGGCAACACCGTTCTGGTGCGCGGGCTCGACTGTCTCGACGGCACGCCGCTGGTCGATCTCAAGCCGGACCGCTGCCAGTTCACACCGATTGCGCCGCCGCAGCCTGGAGATTTCGAAACAGGCGCGTAG
- a CDS encoding Nramp family divalent metal transporter: protein MDARSPSLPPDQAAALPVPGGWRKPRGEPSLTGMFASVRVAKTGSFWRKLAAFMGPGYLVATGYMDPGNWATSLAGGSKFGYALLAVALISNIMAIILQALCARLGVGSGRDLAQACRDAFPKALAWPLWLLAEIAIAATDLAEIIGTAIGLNLLFGIPLEIGVIVTALDVFLILALQAIGFRWIEAFIVGMLGIISACFAIQIAMADPNWGEVIRGFAPTTQIVANRDMLYLALGILGATVMPHNLYLHSGLVQTRNYGDSVPEKKEAIKLATIDSTIALCLALLINASILILAASTFYKAGKTDVAELEQVHSFLAPLLGSTLAPTLFAIALLCCGLSSTVTATLSGQIVMEGFINIRLAPWLRRLTTRMVAIIPAALVTLWYGEKGTAQLLIFSQVILSLQLPFAIIPLVMFTASKAKMGEFVAPRWLTAAAALIAAIVVTLNVKLLIDFVLG from the coding sequence ATGGACGCACGTTCGCCGTCATTGCCGCCTGACCAGGCCGCCGCCCTGCCTGTTCCGGGCGGGTGGCGGAAGCCGCGCGGCGAGCCTTCGCTCACCGGAATGTTCGCCTCCGTCCGGGTCGCCAAGACCGGCTCGTTCTGGCGCAAGCTCGCAGCCTTCATGGGGCCGGGCTATCTGGTCGCCACGGGCTACATGGACCCCGGCAACTGGGCGACGTCCCTCGCTGGCGGGTCCAAATTCGGTTACGCGCTGCTCGCGGTTGCGCTGATTTCCAACATCATGGCGATCATCCTGCAGGCGCTGTGCGCACGGCTCGGCGTCGGATCGGGCCGGGACCTTGCGCAAGCTTGCCGCGATGCGTTTCCGAAAGCGCTGGCGTGGCCGCTATGGCTGCTGGCCGAAATCGCGATCGCCGCGACGGACCTCGCGGAAATCATCGGCACAGCCATCGGGCTCAATCTGCTGTTCGGTATTCCGCTCGAGATCGGTGTCATCGTCACGGCTCTCGATGTGTTTCTCATTCTCGCGCTGCAGGCGATCGGCTTCCGATGGATCGAAGCCTTCATCGTCGGCATGCTCGGAATCATTTCCGCATGCTTCGCAATTCAGATCGCGATGGCCGATCCGAACTGGGGCGAAGTGATCCGTGGCTTCGCGCCGACGACGCAGATTGTCGCCAACCGCGACATGCTTTATCTCGCGCTCGGCATTCTCGGCGCGACGGTGATGCCGCACAACCTGTATCTGCACTCGGGCCTGGTGCAGACGCGCAACTACGGCGACAGCGTTCCGGAGAAGAAGGAAGCGATCAAGCTTGCGACCATCGACTCCACCATCGCGCTGTGCCTTGCGCTGCTGATCAATGCGTCGATCCTCATTCTTGCGGCATCGACCTTCTACAAGGCGGGCAAGACCGACGTCGCCGAACTGGAGCAGGTGCACTCGTTTCTGGCGCCGCTGCTGGGATCGACACTGGCGCCAACTCTGTTCGCGATCGCACTGTTGTGCTGCGGCCTGAGTTCGACCGTGACAGCAACGCTGTCGGGCCAGATCGTGATGGAAGGCTTCATCAACATCCGCCTCGCGCCGTGGCTGCGGCGGCTGACCACGCGCATGGTGGCGATCATTCCGGCGGCACTGGTGACGCTGTGGTACGGCGAGAAGGGAACCGCGCAGCTTCTGATTTTCAGCCAGGTGATCCTGAGTTTGCAGTTGCCGTTCGCGATCATTCCGCTGGTGATGTTCACGGCGAGCAAGGCGAAGATGGGCGAATTCGTAGCACCGCGCTGGTTGACCGCCGCCGCCGCGCTGATCGCCGCTATCGTCGTGACGCTCAACGTGAAACTGCTGATCGACTTCGTACTGGGCTGA
- a CDS encoding winged helix-turn-helix transcriptional regulator, whose amino-acid sequence MTPEHTDVTAPPDRHLPGNCLAVGSILSRIGDKWSVLIIMLLSAGPRRFNEIKRMVGGISQRMLTLTLRGLERDGLVTRTIFPTIPPRVDYELTELGHSLKEPVQHLGSWAFAHLAKIQTAREHFDKKTGGQ is encoded by the coding sequence GTGACACCCGAGCACACCGATGTAACCGCCCCGCCCGACCGGCATCTGCCAGGCAATTGCCTTGCGGTGGGGTCCATCCTGTCGCGCATCGGTGACAAATGGAGCGTGCTGATCATCATGCTGCTCAGCGCCGGCCCGCGCCGCTTCAACGAGATCAAGCGCATGGTCGGCGGGATCTCGCAGCGGATGCTGACGCTGACGCTCAGAGGGCTGGAGCGCGATGGCCTCGTCACGCGGACGATCTTTCCGACCATTCCCCCGCGCGTGGATTACGAACTCACGGAACTTGGCCACTCGCTCAAGGAGCCGGTGCAGCACCTCGGCTCATGGGCGTTCGCACATCTGGCGAAGATCCAGACCGCGCGCGAACACTTCGACAAGAAGACCGGCGGCCAGTAA
- a CDS encoding FMN-dependent NADH-azoreductase, translating to MKLLHIDASILGGNSVSRQLSAAAVERLRKTTPNLDVTYRDISATPFSHLSGEHLAAAHGARPETPAVRDDIAASAAALDEFLAADIVVIGAPMYNFTIPSQLKAWIDRILVAGKTFKYSEKGVEGLAANKRVIVTISRGGFYGADTPAAAGEHLETYLRWVFGFIGITNPEIIAADGIQIGPEQREKSVAGALHAAGALQGATGQQAA from the coding sequence ATGAAACTGCTCCATATCGACGCCAGCATCCTCGGCGGCAATTCCGTCTCCCGACAACTCTCGGCCGCAGCCGTCGAGCGCCTGCGCAAAACCACGCCCAATCTGGATGTCACCTATCGCGACATCAGCGCGACGCCGTTCTCGCATCTGAGCGGGGAACATCTGGCGGCTGCCCATGGCGCGAGGCCGGAAACGCCGGCCGTGCGCGATGACATTGCCGCCAGCGCCGCCGCGCTGGATGAATTCCTTGCCGCCGACATCGTTGTCATCGGAGCGCCGATGTACAACTTCACCATTCCGAGCCAGCTCAAGGCCTGGATCGATCGCATCCTTGTGGCTGGAAAGACCTTCAAGTACTCGGAGAAGGGCGTTGAGGGGCTTGCGGCCAACAAGCGCGTGATCGTCACCATTTCGCGAGGCGGCTTCTACGGTGCGGACACGCCGGCCGCGGCGGGCGAGCATCTGGAAACGTATCTGCGCTGGGTGTTCGGTTTCATCGGCATCACCAATCCGGAAATCATCGCCGCCGACGGAATCCAGATCGGCCCGGAGCAACGTGAGAAATCGGTGGCCGGCGCGTTGCATGCCGCGGGCGCACTGCAGGGCGCTACCGGTCAGCAGGCGGCGTAG
- a CDS encoding arginyltransferase, protein MTQHSRNTPQFYLTAPSPCPYLEGKQERKVFTHLVGDKAGELNDLLTHGGFRRSQSIAYRPACDQCRACVSVRVIANEFRPSRNFRKIQARNADIVSELRTAVPTSEQYSVFRAYLDARHRDGGMADMTVLDYAMMVEDSHVSTRIIEYRRRTPDSGITGKGQDPVRNQDLIAVALTDILSDGLSMVYSFFEPGEEGRSMGTFMILDHIARARRLGLPYVYLGYWIDGSRKMDYKARFLPQQRLAPSGWLRVDATGSMAPEPQD, encoded by the coding sequence GTGACGCAACACTCGCGCAATACGCCGCAATTCTATCTGACGGCGCCTTCACCCTGCCCCTACTTGGAGGGCAAGCAGGAGCGCAAGGTCTTCACGCATCTGGTCGGCGACAAAGCCGGCGAACTGAACGATCTCCTCACCCATGGCGGCTTCCGCCGCAGCCAGTCCATCGCCTACCGTCCTGCCTGCGACCAGTGCCGCGCCTGCGTGTCGGTGCGAGTCATCGCCAACGAATTTCGCCCGTCGCGTAACTTCCGCAAGATCCAGGCGCGCAACGCCGACATCGTCAGCGAACTGCGGACGGCGGTGCCCACCTCCGAACAGTATTCGGTGTTCCGCGCCTATCTCGATGCCCGTCATCGCGACGGCGGCATGGCGGACATGACCGTGCTCGACTACGCGATGATGGTCGAGGACAGCCACGTCTCGACCCGCATCATCGAGTATCGGCGTCGCACGCCAGACAGCGGCATCACCGGCAAGGGCCAAGACCCCGTCAGGAATCAGGACCTGATCGCGGTGGCTCTCACGGACATTCTCAGCGACGGATTGTCGATGGTCTATTCGTTCTTCGAGCCCGGCGAGGAAGGCCGCTCGATGGGAACATTCATGATCCTCGACCACATCGCCCGCGCGAGGCGGCTTGGTCTGCCTTACGTCTATCTCGGCTACTGGATCGATGGTTCCCGCAAGATGGACTACAAGGCCCGCTTCCTGCCGCAGCAACGGCTGGCGCCCAGCGGCTGGCTGCGCGTTGACGCCACCGGCTCGATGGCGCCCGAGCCGCAGGACTGA
- a CDS encoding RDD family protein, with protein MSDTRNTGGAASGTTWRNNPSASASAQQAYDPWLQPELFRGVLTKRFFAFLIDLVILSIPIILAIIFVTLFGIVTLGLGWFLFWLISPFSVIWALLYYGMSLGGPNGATVGMRMMDIEMRTWTGERPYFILGAVHAVLYWVSVSFLTPLVLLVGLFNGRRRLLHDIVLGTVFINSSVQASAVPTTRV; from the coding sequence ATGTCCGACACGAGAAACACCGGCGGCGCGGCATCGGGTACGACCTGGCGCAACAATCCATCGGCCAGCGCGAGCGCGCAGCAGGCCTATGATCCGTGGCTGCAGCCCGAACTGTTTCGCGGCGTGCTGACCAAGCGGTTCTTCGCGTTTCTGATCGACCTCGTGATCCTGTCGATCCCGATCATCCTCGCGATCATCTTCGTCACCCTGTTCGGCATCGTCACGCTGGGGCTGGGCTGGTTCCTGTTCTGGCTGATCTCGCCGTTCTCGGTGATCTGGGCGCTGCTCTATTACGGCATGTCGCTCGGCGGTCCGAACGGCGCCACCGTGGGCATGCGCATGATGGACATCGAGATGCGGACATGGACCGGCGAGCGGCCCTACTTCATCCTCGGCGCGGTTCATGCCGTCCTCTACTGGGTGTCGGTCTCTTTCCTGACCCCGCTGGTCCTGCTGGTCGGCTTGTTCAATGGCCGCCGCCGGCTGCTGCATGACATCGTGCTTGGCACGGTGTTCATCAACAGCAGCGTCCAGGCATCGGCGGTCCCGACCACACGCGTTTAG
- the hemB gene encoding porphobilinogen synthase yields the protein MAIKFGRPIELRDGPRDAATAAPSLDLTTRMRRNRKSEWARRLVRENVLTTDDLIWPLFVVDGNNLRAPIASMPGVDRLSVDQCVRDAERAMKLDIPCIALFPYTEPSLRDETGSEALNANNLVCQSVRAIKKEFPDLGVLCDVALDPFTSHGHDGLLQDGRILNDETVAILVRQALVQAEAGCDIIAPSDMMDGRVGAIRNGLDNAGFGDVQIMAYAAKYASAFYGPFRDAIGSAKTLTGDKRTYQMDSANSDEALREVELDIAEGADMVMVKPGMPYLDIVRRVKDTFAMPTFAYQVSGEYAMIAGAANNGWIDGERAMMESLVAFKRAGADGVLTYFAPAAAEKLKAGR from the coding sequence ATGGCGATCAAGTTCGGGCGTCCGATTGAATTGCGGGATGGTCCGCGGGACGCGGCCACCGCCGCCCCTTCCCTCGATCTGACCACCCGCATGCGCCGCAACCGCAAGTCCGAATGGGCGCGGCGGCTGGTGCGCGAGAACGTGCTCACCACCGACGATCTGATCTGGCCGCTGTTCGTTGTCGACGGCAACAACCTGCGCGCGCCGATCGCCTCGATGCCCGGCGTCGATCGCCTCAGCGTGGATCAGTGCGTCCGCGACGCCGAGCGCGCCATGAAGCTCGACATTCCCTGCATCGCACTGTTTCCCTACACCGAGCCGTCGCTGCGCGACGAGACCGGCTCCGAGGCCCTGAATGCCAACAATCTGGTTTGCCAGTCGGTGCGCGCGATCAAGAAGGAATTTCCCGATCTCGGCGTGCTGTGCGACGTGGCGCTCGATCCCTTCACCAGCCACGGCCATGACGGGCTGTTGCAGGATGGCCGAATCCTGAATGACGAGACGGTCGCAATCCTCGTCCGTCAGGCGCTGGTGCAGGCCGAGGCCGGCTGCGACATCATTGCGCCGTCGGACATGATGGACGGCCGCGTCGGAGCGATCCGCAACGGCCTCGACAACGCAGGCTTCGGCGATGTGCAGATCATGGCGTATGCCGCAAAGTACGCTTCCGCATTCTACGGTCCCTTCCGTGACGCCATCGGCTCGGCAAAAACGCTGACCGGCGACAAGCGCACCTATCAGATGGATTCGGCGAATTCCGACGAAGCGCTGCGCGAGGTCGAACTCGACATCGCAGAGGGCGCGGACATGGTGATGGTGAAACCCGGCATGCCCTATCTCGATATCGTGCGGCGCGTGAAGGACACCTTCGCGATGCCGACCTTCGCCTATCAGGTGTCCGGCGAGTACGCGATGATCGCGGGCGCAGCCAACAACGGCTGGATCGACGGCGAGCGCGCGATGATGGAAAGCCTGGTCGCGTTCAAGCGTGCCGGCGCCGACGGCGTACTGACCTATTTTGCGCCGGCCGCGGCGGAGAAGCTCAAGGCTGGACGCTGA
- a CDS encoding DUF6163 family protein produces MNKDTRQSMAARMGRGTRGANGDVPRDQVNLVTAMTSPDAETGESTWTTRLVLFLRVMAVLSMIKGLYHWAQITGFIGGDESAFEAQTTQWQTATVYFAVIELVAAVGLWLATPWGAVVWLTTIVSTAVIELMFPTIYGGNLFAVLVSLILLAAYLVLAWFSARERPP; encoded by the coding sequence ATGAACAAGGACACCCGGCAATCGATGGCCGCCCGCATGGGCCGAGGGACCAGAGGCGCGAACGGCGACGTGCCGCGCGATCAGGTCAATCTGGTCACGGCGATGACGTCGCCGGACGCGGAGACGGGCGAAAGCACGTGGACCACACGGCTCGTGCTGTTCCTGCGCGTGATGGCCGTGCTGTCGATGATCAAGGGACTCTATCACTGGGCGCAGATCACCGGCTTCATCGGCGGCGATGAGAGCGCGTTCGAGGCCCAGACCACGCAGTGGCAAACCGCCACGGTCTATTTCGCGGTGATCGAACTGGTCGCGGCGGTGGGGTTGTGGCTTGCAACCCCATGGGGCGCGGTGGTGTGGCTGACGACGATCGTCTCAACCGCCGTGATCGAGCTGATGTTTCCTACGATCTACGGTGGCAACCTGTTCGCGGTTCTCGTCTCGCTGATCCTGCTCGCGGCCTATCTCGTTCTGGCGTGGTTTTCGGCGCGGGAGAGGCCGCCGTAG
- the ldtR gene encoding transcriptional regulator LdtR codes for MIKAAATAVEPARDNAAAPVQPLYLEALTLVERLHRRLLDVIKDEFDRRGRADINSVQALLLYNIGDKELTAGELRTRGYYLGSNVSYNLKKLVEMGFLDHQRSRVDRRSVRIRLTAQGQEIRHIVDALYQKHVKTVEQVGGISNAEFATLNKSLHRLERFWTDQILYRL; via the coding sequence ATGATCAAAGCCGCCGCTACGGCAGTTGAACCTGCTCGCGACAACGCCGCTGCACCTGTGCAGCCGCTTTATCTCGAAGCTCTTACGCTGGTCGAACGTCTGCATCGCCGTCTGCTCGACGTCATCAAGGACGAATTCGATCGTCGCGGCCGCGCCGATATCAATTCGGTGCAGGCTCTGCTGCTCTATAACATCGGCGACAAGGAATTGACCGCCGGCGAACTGCGTACGCGCGGCTACTACCTCGGCTCCAACGTTTCGTACAATCTGAAGAAGCTTGTCGAGATGGGCTTCCTCGATCATCAGCGCTCGCGCGTTGATCGCCGCTCGGTCCGGATTCGTCTGACCGCGCAGGGCCAGGAAATCCGCCACATTGTCGACGCGCTGTATCAGAAGCACGTCAAGACGGTGGAGCAGGTGGGAGGCATCTCGAACGCCGAGTTCGCGACGCTGAACAAGTCGCTGCATCGCCTCGAGCGCTTCTGGACCGACCAGATCCTGTATCGGCTCTGA
- the glyA gene encoding serine hydroxymethyltransferase, which translates to MSSSAKTASAPDSFFTASLAQADPEIANAIKGELGRQQHEIELIASENIVSRAVLEAQGSVMTNKYAEGYPGARYYGGCEFVDVAENLAIERAKKLFGAGFANVQPNSGSQMNQAVFLALLQPGDTFMGLDLAAGGHLTHGAPVNMSGKWFKPAHYTVRREDQIIDMDAVAKQAEEIRPKLIIAGGSAYSRAWDFKRFREIADSIGAYLMVDMAHFAGLVAGGVHASPVPYAHVTTTTTHKSLRGPRGGLILSNDEAIAKKLNSAIFPGLQGGPLMHVIAAKAVAFKEALQPDFKIYAKNVVENARALAETLRSNGFEIVSGGTDNHLMLVDLRPKGLKGNVSEKALVRAGLTCNKNGIPFDPEKPFVTSGLRLGTPAATTRGFGVAEFKQVGALISEVLNAVAQSGEGSAPLVEASVKEKVKELTNRFPIYQ; encoded by the coding sequence ATGAGCTCATCTGCCAAGACTGCTTCCGCTCCCGACTCGTTTTTCACGGCCTCGCTCGCGCAGGCCGACCCTGAGATCGCAAATGCGATCAAGGGTGAGCTCGGTCGCCAGCAGCATGAGATCGAACTGATCGCATCGGAGAACATCGTTAGCCGCGCCGTTCTCGAGGCGCAGGGCTCGGTGATGACCAACAAGTACGCGGAAGGCTATCCGGGCGCGCGCTACTACGGTGGATGCGAGTTCGTGGACGTCGCAGAGAATCTCGCCATCGAGCGCGCCAAGAAGCTGTTCGGCGCGGGCTTTGCCAACGTGCAACCGAATTCCGGCAGCCAGATGAACCAGGCAGTGTTCCTCGCGCTGTTGCAGCCCGGCGATACCTTCATGGGTCTCGACCTCGCTGCGGGTGGCCATCTCACCCACGGCGCGCCGGTCAACATGTCCGGCAAGTGGTTCAAGCCGGCGCATTACACCGTGCGCCGCGAAGACCAGATCATCGATATGGATGCGGTGGCGAAACAGGCGGAAGAGATCAGGCCGAAGCTGATCATCGCCGGCGGCTCGGCCTATTCGCGTGCGTGGGACTTCAAGCGTTTCCGCGAAATCGCCGACAGCATCGGCGCCTACCTGATGGTGGACATGGCACATTTCGCCGGCCTCGTTGCCGGTGGCGTGCATGCCTCGCCGGTACCGTACGCGCACGTCACCACGACGACGACGCACAAGTCGCTGCGCGGGCCGCGCGGTGGCTTGATCCTCAGCAACGACGAGGCGATCGCCAAGAAGCTGAACTCGGCGATCTTCCCCGGCCTGCAGGGCGGCCCGCTGATGCACGTGATTGCAGCCAAGGCTGTCGCATTCAAGGAAGCGTTGCAGCCGGACTTCAAGATCTACGCCAAGAACGTGGTCGAGAACGCCAGGGCGCTCGCGGAAACGCTGCGCTCCAACGGTTTCGAGATCGTGTCCGGCGGCACCGACAATCACCTGATGCTGGTCGATCTACGGCCGAAGGGTCTCAAGGGCAACGTGTCCGAGAAGGCGCTGGTTCGCGCCGGCCTCACCTGCAACAAGAACGGCATCCCGTTCGACCCCGAAAAGCCGTTCGTGACTTCGGGGCTTCGCCTCGGCACCCCGGCTGCGACCACGCGCGGCTTCGGCGTCGCCGAATTCAAGCAGGTCGGTGCGCTGATTTCGGAAGTGCTCAACGCCGTCGCCCAGTCGGGTGAAGGTTCGGCACCTCTGGTCGAGGCATCGGTGAAGGAGAAGGTGAAGGAACTCACCAACCGCTTCCCGATTTACCAGTAA
- the nrdR gene encoding transcriptional regulator NrdR — translation MRCPSCNSLDTQVKDSRPTEDSAVIRRRRVCMACNFRFTTFERVQLRELTVIKRNSRRVPFDRDKLVRSLQISLRKRPVDPERVEKMVSAIVRELESGGEAEISSEVIGETVMEHLRQLDDVAYVRFASVYRNFREAKDFEAVLGELSGEDEPPRPAVVRK, via the coding sequence ATGCGCTGCCCAAGCTGCAACAGTCTCGATACGCAGGTGAAGGATTCACGGCCGACGGAAGATTCGGCCGTGATCCGGCGGCGGCGCGTCTGCATGGCGTGCAACTTCCGCTTCACCACCTTCGAGCGCGTGCAGCTTCGCGAACTCACTGTCATCAAGCGCAACAGCCGCCGCGTTCCGTTCGACCGCGACAAGCTGGTACGCTCGCTGCAGATCAGCCTGCGCAAGCGCCCGGTCGATCCCGAGCGCGTCGAGAAGATGGTGTCGGCCATCGTGCGCGAGCTGGAAAGCGGCGGCGAGGCGGAGATTTCCTCGGAGGTCATCGGCGAGACCGTGATGGAGCATCTGCGCCAGCTCGACGACGTGGCCTATGTCCGCTTCGCCTCGGTCTATCGCAATTTCCGCGAGGCCAAGGACTTTGAGGCCGTGCTGGGCGAACTGTCGGGCGAGGACGAACCGCCGCGGCCTGCGGTCGTGCGCAAGTGA
- the ribD gene encoding bifunctional diaminohydroxyphosphoribosylaminopyrimidine deaminase/5-amino-6-(5-phosphoribosylamino)uracil reductase RibD — translation MSDDLRYMQLALALGRRGQGRTWPNPAVGAVVVKDGVIVGRGWTQPGGRPHAEPEALKRAGDAARGATLYVTLEPCSHFGKSPPCADAIIAAGIARVVSAIEDPNPDVGGQGHARLRAAGIAVEVGLCKDEAARDHAGHFLRVGEKRPFVILKLAVSADDKIAAAGHQPVAITGEAAKARVHLLRAQSDAILVGIGTVLADDPLLTVRLPGLEAQSLVRVVLDRALRLPGTSKLVHSARQTPLWVMTSDLSEAPAAMKLGAAGAQVLRVPVTTTPPPGLDLKSVLNALAERGITRLMVEGGARVASSFLSAGLVDEIWLLRGPNDIGMDGIPALDTQPLSVITQSPRWRAHATEVLDKDTLTIYERI, via the coding sequence ATGTCTGATGATTTGCGTTACATGCAGCTTGCTCTGGCGCTTGGCCGGCGCGGGCAGGGCCGCACCTGGCCGAATCCCGCCGTTGGCGCGGTGGTCGTCAAGGATGGCGTGATTGTCGGGCGCGGCTGGACCCAGCCCGGCGGACGGCCTCATGCCGAGCCGGAGGCCTTGAAGCGGGCCGGCGACGCGGCACGCGGCGCGACGCTCTATGTCACGCTGGAGCCGTGTTCGCATTTCGGGAAATCGCCGCCCTGCGCGGACGCGATCATCGCCGCAGGTATCGCGCGCGTTGTTTCTGCGATTGAAGATCCAAATCCGGATGTCGGCGGGCAGGGCCATGCGCGGCTGCGGGCTGCCGGCATCGCGGTGGAAGTCGGTCTTTGCAAGGACGAAGCCGCGCGCGATCACGCCGGGCACTTCCTGCGCGTTGGCGAGAAACGCCCGTTCGTCATCCTGAAGCTGGCGGTATCCGCTGACGACAAGATCGCGGCGGCGGGTCACCAGCCGGTCGCGATTACCGGCGAGGCGGCCAAGGCGCGCGTGCACCTGCTGCGCGCGCAGAGCGACGCAATTCTGGTTGGCATCGGCACCGTGCTCGCCGACGATCCGCTGCTCACGGTGCGCCTGCCGGGGCTTGAGGCACAATCGCTGGTGCGTGTGGTGCTGGATCGTGCGCTGCGGCTGCCGGGCACTAGCAAGCTGGTTCATTCCGCGCGCCAGACGCCGTTATGGGTGATGACATCTGATCTTTCCGAGGCGCCAGCCGCGATGAAGCTGGGCGCGGCGGGTGCGCAGGTCTTGCGTGTGCCTGTGACGACCACACCGCCACCCGGTCTCGATCTGAAATCCGTTTTAAACGCGCTGGCCGAGCGCGGCATCACGCGGCTGATGGTCGAGGGCGGTGCCCGGGTGGCGTCCTCATTCCTGAGCGCCGGTCTGGTCGATGAGATCTGGTTGCTGCGTGGGCCGAACGACATCGGCATGGATGGTATTCCGGCGCTCGATACGCAGCCACTGTCGGTTATCACCCAGTCGCCTCGCTGGCGCGCGCATGCTACCGAGGTCTTGGATAAAGACACTCTTACGATTTATGAGCGCATCTAG
- a CDS encoding riboflavin synthase encodes MFTGIITDLGEITGITPTAQGQLHRLRIACRYDQTTIADGASIACNGVCLTVVQSGVDQGRTWFDVDAAAETLRLTTAKGWGKGTRLNLERALKIGDELGGHIVAGHVDGIATIVTREDLPDMARFELRAPRDLAKFIAAKGSVVLDGASLTVNTAVDDVFSVLIIPHTLQVTTLSDWRVGSEVNLEIDLMARYAARLIEMK; translated from the coding sequence ATGTTCACCGGCATCATCACGGACCTTGGCGAAATCACCGGCATCACGCCGACGGCGCAGGGGCAGTTGCACCGGTTGCGGATCGCGTGCCGCTACGATCAGACCACCATCGCGGACGGCGCGTCGATCGCCTGCAACGGCGTGTGCCTCACCGTGGTCCAGTCGGGCGTCGATCAGGGCAGGACATGGTTTGACGTCGATGCTGCCGCTGAAACGCTGCGGCTGACAACCGCAAAGGGCTGGGGCAAGGGGACGCGCCTCAATCTCGAACGCGCGCTGAAGATCGGCGATGAACTCGGCGGCCACATCGTTGCCGGGCATGTCGACGGCATCGCGACGATCGTCACGCGCGAGGATCTACCGGACATGGCGCGGTTCGAACTGCGCGCGCCGCGCGATCTGGCGAAGTTCATTGCGGCAAAAGGGTCGGTGGTGCTCGACGGCGCCTCGCTGACGGTCAATACCGCCGTTGACGATGTATTTTCCGTTCTGATCATTCCGCATACACTGCAAGTGACGACGCTGAGCGACTGGCGCGTGGGATCGGAAGTCAATCTCGAGATCGATCTGATGGCGCGCTACGCCGCGCGATTGATCGAGATGAAATAG